A genomic segment from Candidatus Brocadia sinica JPN1 encodes:
- a CDS encoding type 1 glutamine amidotransferase domain-containing protein has protein sequence MKALIISADNFEDSELLVPYYRLKEEGIQVDIASIRKDTIKGKHGYEVAVDKTLQEVRPGDYDILILPGGKAPEAIRKEKAAIEIAKYFFQKNKPVSAICHGPQTLITAGLLKGRHATCYKSVAQEMKDAGAIYEDKEVLVDGNLVTSRQPSDLPAFLRETMKLLKSISS, from the coding sequence ATGAAGGCACTGATCATAAGCGCTGATAATTTCGAAGATTCTGAACTTCTTGTCCCGTATTATCGATTAAAAGAAGAGGGAATTCAGGTAGACATTGCTTCCATAAGAAAGGACACGATAAAAGGGAAGCACGGTTATGAGGTAGCGGTAGATAAAACTTTGCAGGAGGTGAGACCTGGTGATTATGATATCCTCATCCTCCCTGGGGGAAAGGCCCCCGAAGCTATACGGAAAGAAAAGGCTGCCATTGAAATTGCGAAGTATTTTTTCCAGAAAAACAAACCTGTTTCAGCCATATGCCATGGCCCGCAGACATTGATAACGGCAGGTTTGCTCAAGGGAAGACATGCAACCTGTTATAAGTCAGTGGCTCAGGAGATGAAGGACGCCGGCGCCATCTATGAAGACAAAGAAGTGCTTGTTGACGGCAACCTTGTCACATCAAGACAACCTTCTGATTTACCAGCTTTTTTGCGGGAGACGATGAAATTGTTGAAAAGTATATCGTCATGA
- a CDS encoding tyrosine-type recombinase/integrase has translation MGLYKRGLVWWMRFTYNGQQVRKSTETTDKKLAEKIYCKVKHDIVEGKWFEAHEASQRTFLELAEKYEYQVFRELKSWRCSISYLNQLKDFFGKYKLSEITPALIDDFKQMRKKQGVKPATINRQFKILRRMLNLARNRWQWIKETPTIEMEQNADNKRVRHLSFDEFNKLLNCCEGWLRDIVIVAAWTGLRRGNILNLKWNQVNLRAKVITLNGKETKNSEDLRIPMANPAYDVLYAVMKKNDSKSPYVFYDNNGIPFKAGRIRLNFKKALKCAEIEDFRFHDLRHCFASWHRQSGVDLDTLAELMGHKDTRMTRRYAHITPVHLRKAVELLEKSYSEYSTNLAQSNVAMAIQTA, from the coding sequence ATGGGACTTTATAAAAGAGGTCTGGTCTGGTGGATGCGGTTCACTTACAATGGCCAACAGGTAAGAAAATCGACAGAGACAACGGATAAGAAGTTGGCGGAAAAAATCTACTGCAAGGTTAAACACGACATCGTTGAGGGAAAATGGTTTGAAGCTCATGAGGCAAGCCAGCGGACATTTCTTGAGCTAGCCGAAAAATACGAATATCAGGTTTTCAGGGAACTCAAGAGCTGGCGTTGTTCGATAAGTTACCTGAACCAACTGAAAGACTTTTTTGGTAAATACAAGCTCAGCGAAATTACCCCTGCATTGATAGACGACTTTAAACAAATGAGAAAAAAACAGGGAGTAAAACCAGCAACCATTAACCGACAGTTTAAAATACTCCGAAGGATGCTTAATCTTGCCAGGAATCGTTGGCAGTGGATAAAAGAAACACCAACAATAGAAATGGAGCAAAACGCTGATAACAAAAGGGTAAGGCATCTATCATTTGATGAGTTTAATAAACTTCTTAACTGTTGTGAAGGCTGGCTAAGGGACATAGTAATTGTTGCAGCCTGGACAGGGTTAAGGCGGGGTAATATCTTAAATTTAAAGTGGAATCAGGTTAATTTACGGGCAAAGGTGATTACGTTGAATGGTAAAGAGACAAAGAATAGTGAGGATTTAAGAATTCCGATGGCTAATCCTGCGTATGACGTTTTATATGCAGTAATGAAGAAAAATGATTCTAAAAGCCCCTATGTCTTTTATGATAATAACGGAATACCTTTTAAAGCCGGGCGCATTCGACTAAACTTTAAAAAAGCTTTGAAATGTGCAGAAATAGAGGATTTTAGATTCCATGACTTAAGGCATTGTTTTGCATCCTGGCATCGTCAATCAGGGGTTGACCTGGATACCCTTGCCGAACTTATGGGACACAAAGATACACGGATGACCAGAAGATATGCCCATATTACCCCTGTACATCTGAGGAAGGCCGTTGAACTTTTAGAGAAAAGCTATAGTGAATATAGCACAAATTTAGCACAATCAAATGTTGCTATGGCTATACAAACGGCTTAA
- a CDS encoding DUF3631 domain-containing protein, whose amino-acid sequence MEKNNPTHTDNEHDIIIAHPSYEVNQTFMSLGFRETVISNNQPEDKNFYIKSGKDISIHKEHLFKYEDKTIIFHEQDRILLRVNDRWDKNKIVNFITNKEPPKELYQEIKQTMKNYIEFQREAIYGIITAWIIATYFHRCFHAFPFLFIYGKKQSGKSRFLDLLERLSFNAMKVKGVSVAALADSIDGIRGTFLNDQAEELSNKKNTEILGILSDSYTIGGGKRRIVNMSNKSRRIMEFETFGPKAFASIKELDSDLKDRCIEITMLRAIKEYSYPDAYLTIWGDLRDKLYRLLLTRWHAVKEIYQDTGKDVSHRVKELWRPLETILRLEDVPDEETKEIKGFFLESMQETQNELSEYEIELFETLKEMVKDKGKETLTVTDIAERLKSDYATMEEKEKKRFHIWVGKILKQLSLYDKSAGRKDGKRAYEFSYDRIENIYQRYKINNNTMTIDDHCSSSAMVSHKSMPDNDPDHATIEMADLAEDTGIPEKEIEI is encoded by the coding sequence ATGGAAAAGAATAACCCAACTCATACAGATAATGAACACGATATTATTATTGCCCATCCTTCATATGAAGTAAACCAAACATTCATGTCATTAGGCTTCCGGGAAACGGTAATATCGAACAATCAACCAGAGGATAAGAATTTTTATATCAAATCGGGAAAAGATATATCAATACACAAAGAGCATCTTTTCAAATACGAAGATAAAACAATCATATTCCATGAACAAGACAGGATACTCTTAAGGGTGAATGACCGATGGGACAAAAACAAGATAGTAAACTTTATTACCAATAAAGAACCACCAAAAGAACTCTATCAGGAAATAAAACAAACAATGAAAAACTATATCGAATTTCAAAGAGAAGCCATTTACGGCATCATAACGGCGTGGATTATAGCAACCTATTTTCATAGATGCTTCCATGCCTTCCCCTTCTTGTTCATTTATGGGAAAAAACAGAGCGGTAAGAGTAGGTTTCTGGATTTATTGGAGAGATTGTCATTTAACGCCATGAAGGTAAAAGGCGTATCGGTTGCAGCCCTTGCGGATAGCATTGATGGAATACGGGGAACATTCTTGAATGACCAGGCCGAAGAACTCAGCAACAAAAAGAATACAGAAATATTAGGTATCCTTTCGGATAGTTACACCATTGGGGGCGGTAAGAGAAGGATTGTAAACATGTCAAACAAGAGTCGTAGAATTATGGAATTTGAGACCTTCGGGCCAAAGGCATTTGCAAGTATAAAGGAACTAGACAGCGATTTAAAGGATAGGTGTATTGAAATTACCATGCTCAGGGCTATCAAGGAATATTCCTATCCTGACGCATACCTGACAATATGGGGAGATTTAAGGGATAAGTTATACAGACTCCTTTTAACACGATGGCATGCGGTAAAGGAAATATATCAAGATACAGGAAAGGACGTATCACACAGGGTAAAGGAACTCTGGAGACCTCTTGAAACTATATTAAGGCTTGAAGATGTGCCAGATGAAGAAACAAAAGAGATTAAAGGATTTTTCCTCGAAAGTATGCAAGAAACCCAAAATGAACTGTCTGAATATGAAATAGAACTCTTTGAAACATTAAAAGAAATGGTAAAGGACAAAGGAAAAGAGACATTAACAGTAACCGACATAGCAGAGAGGTTGAAATCAGATTATGCAACTATGGAAGAAAAAGAAAAAAAGAGATTCCATATATGGGTAGGGAAGATACTCAAGCAACTAAGCCTTTATGATAAGTCGGCTGGGAGAAAAGACGGCAAAAGGGCTTATGAATTCAGTTATGACCGTATCGAGAACATATATCAAAGATACAAGATCAACAATAATACCATGACCATTGATGACCATTGCAGTAGTAGTGCAATGGTAAGTCATAAGTCCATGCCAGATAATGACCCTGACCATGCGACCATTGAAATGGCTGATTTAGCAGAGGATACAGGTATTCCAGAGAAGGAGATTGAGATTTGA
- a CDS encoding helix-turn-helix domain-containing protein: MKIVTIKEVSEFLKIKQSTIYSWVNQKRIPSFKLNGLWRFDMEKIEEWVKASYGLKVVPQRITKKAKKKQDIDRIVKHAIEEIYGKE; this comes from the coding sequence ATGAAGATAGTAACCATCAAAGAAGTTTCAGAATTTCTTAAAATTAAGCAGTCAACCATCTATTCATGGGTAAATCAAAAGAGAATACCGTCTTTTAAGCTCAATGGCCTCTGGCGTTTTGATATGGAAAAGATAGAGGAATGGGTAAAGGCATCCTACGGTTTAAAAGTCGTACCCCAAAGGATCACAAAAAAGGCAAAGAAAAAGCAGGATATAGACAGGATCGTTAAACATGCAATCGAGGAAATTTATGGAAAAGAATAA